A window of the Pseudomonas fluorescens genome harbors these coding sequences:
- a CDS encoding YebC/PmpR family DNA-binding transcriptional regulator, producing MGAQWKVKHKEAAANAKGKIFGKLVKEITIAARNGADTATNAHLRLVVEQAKKASMPKETLDRAIKKGAGLLGETVQYHRVTYEGFAPHQVPLIVECVTDNINRTVAEIRVAFRKGQLGASGSVAWDFNHVGMIEASPDSPDADPEMAAIEAGAQDFEPGEEGVTLFLTDPTDLDAVQKALPEQGFTVLSAKLGYQPKNPVSGLSAEQMAEVEAFLEGLDNHDDVQDMFVGLAG from the coding sequence ATGGGCGCACAGTGGAAGGTTAAACACAAAGAAGCGGCAGCCAACGCCAAGGGCAAGATCTTCGGCAAACTGGTGAAGGAAATCACCATTGCTGCGCGTAACGGTGCCGATACCGCCACCAACGCACACTTGCGTCTGGTGGTCGAACAGGCCAAGAAAGCCTCGATGCCCAAGGAAACCCTGGACCGCGCCATCAAGAAGGGTGCAGGTCTGCTGGGCGAAACCGTTCAGTACCATCGCGTGACCTACGAAGGTTTCGCGCCGCATCAGGTGCCGCTGATCGTCGAGTGCGTCACCGACAACATCAACCGCACCGTGGCGGAAATCCGCGTGGCGTTCCGCAAGGGCCAACTGGGTGCTTCCGGTTCCGTTGCCTGGGACTTCAACCATGTCGGCATGATCGAAGCGTCGCCGGACAGCCCGGACGCGGATCCGGAAATGGCCGCGATCGAAGCCGGCGCCCAGGATTTCGAGCCGGGCGAAGAGGGCGTGACCCTGTTCCTGACCGACCCGACCGACCTCGATGCCGTGCAGAAAGCCCTGCCGGAACAAGGCTTCACCGTGCTGTCGGCCAAACTGGGCTACCAGCCGAAGAACCCGGTCAGCGGCCTGAGCGCCGAGCAGATGGCAGAAGTCGAGGCATTCCTCGAAGGCCTGGACAACCATGACGACGTGCAGGACATGTTCGTCGGTCTGGCCGGCTGA
- a CDS encoding 2-aminoethylphosphonate--pyruvate transaminase, translating into MSTAAPILLTPGPLTTSARTRQAMMVDWGSWDDRFNQLTASLCEQLLAIINGADSHHCVPLQGSGTFAVEAAIGTLVPRDGKVLVLINGAYGKRLAKICEVLGRSFSTFETAEDEPTTAADVDRLLRADSDITHVALIHCETSTGILNPLPEIAQVVEQHGKRLIIDAMSSFGALPVDAQKVPFDALIAASGKCLEGVPGMGFVFARKESLAAAAGNSHSLAMDLFDQHSYMKKTGQWRFTPPTHVFAALHEALLQYNEEGGLPARHARYAANCQALMEEMGKLGLRSFLPAAIQAPIIATFHAPKDPRYQFKDFYERVKAKGYILYPGKLTQVETFRVGCIGHVTPAQMREAVAAVGEVLREMEVLEI; encoded by the coding sequence ATGAGTACTGCCGCACCCATCCTGCTCACTCCCGGCCCGTTGACCACCTCGGCCCGCACCCGTCAGGCGATGATGGTCGACTGGGGTTCATGGGATGACCGCTTCAACCAACTGACCGCCAGCCTGTGCGAGCAACTGCTGGCCATTATCAACGGCGCCGACAGCCATCACTGCGTACCGTTGCAGGGCAGCGGCACCTTCGCCGTCGAAGCCGCGATCGGCACCCTCGTCCCTCGTGACGGCAAGGTGTTGGTGCTGATCAACGGCGCCTACGGCAAGCGTCTGGCGAAAATCTGCGAAGTGCTCGGCCGCTCGTTCAGCACCTTTGAAACCGCTGAAGACGAACCGACCACCGCCGCCGACGTCGACCGTCTGCTGCGCGCCGACAGCGACATTACCCACGTCGCGTTGATCCACTGCGAAACCAGCACCGGCATCCTCAACCCGCTGCCGGAAATCGCCCAGGTCGTCGAGCAACATGGCAAACGCCTGATCATCGATGCCATGAGTTCCTTCGGCGCACTGCCGGTGGATGCGCAAAAAGTCCCGTTCGATGCGCTGATCGCCGCCTCCGGCAAATGCCTGGAAGGCGTGCCGGGCATGGGCTTCGTGTTTGCCCGCAAGGAATCTCTGGCCGCAGCCGCCGGCAATTCGCATTCGCTGGCGATGGACCTGTTCGACCAGCACAGCTACATGAAGAAGACCGGCCAATGGCGCTTCACCCCGCCGACCCACGTGTTCGCGGCGCTGCACGAAGCGCTGCTGCAATACAACGAAGAAGGCGGCCTGCCGGCACGGCATGCGCGTTATGCCGCCAACTGCCAGGCGCTGATGGAAGAGATGGGCAAACTCGGCTTGCGCAGTTTCCTGCCTGCTGCGATTCAGGCGCCGATCATCGCGACCTTCCACGCACCGAAAGATCCGCGCTACCAGTTCAAGGACTTCTACGAACGGGTCAAGGCCAAGGGCTACATCCTCTACCCCGGCAAGCTGACCCAGGTCGAAACTTTCCGCGTCGGCTGCATCGGCCACGTCACCCCGGCGCAGATGCGCGAAGCCGTCGCGGCGGTGGGTGAAGTGCTGCGCGAGATGGAAGTGCTGGAAATTTAA
- a CDS encoding LysR substrate-binding domain-containing protein, which produces MNLFQLRAFDAVAREGSFTRAAARLFISQPAVTGHIKALEEHYQITLLRRTARRVELTDEGTKLAAITRAMFGMAEEAQALLEANRQLLTGRLEVAADGPHMVMPMLASLRARYPGITVNLRLGNAQETLAALLSEHADVAVLTEVEPRKGLHLQALSESRICALVPAGHPWATRSGEVRLKELDQVIMVLREPSSITRRTFDQACAQASVSPRVLLELDSREAVTEAVAAELGVGVVSSVEVSHDPRVVAIPIAGEGLVNRHMIGCVERRRELRLIQAFFGLAPV; this is translated from the coding sequence ATGAACCTGTTCCAGCTCCGCGCCTTCGACGCCGTGGCCCGGGAAGGCAGCTTCACCCGTGCCGCCGCACGCTTGTTCATCAGCCAGCCGGCGGTCACCGGGCACATCAAGGCGCTGGAGGAGCACTACCAGATCACTCTGTTGCGACGGACGGCGCGCCGGGTCGAGCTGACCGATGAGGGCACCAAACTGGCAGCGATCACCCGGGCGATGTTCGGCATGGCCGAAGAGGCCCAGGCGCTGTTGGAAGCCAATCGGCAGTTGCTCACGGGGCGTCTGGAGGTCGCGGCGGATGGTCCGCACATGGTCATGCCGATGCTTGCCAGCCTGCGGGCGCGCTATCCGGGGATCACGGTGAATCTGCGGTTGGGCAATGCCCAGGAAACCTTGGCGGCGTTGTTGTCCGAGCATGCCGATGTGGCGGTGCTGACCGAAGTCGAACCGCGCAAGGGCCTGCATCTGCAAGCGTTGAGTGAATCGCGGATCTGCGCGCTGGTGCCGGCGGGGCATCCTTGGGCGACACGTTCTGGCGAGGTCAGGCTCAAGGAGCTGGATCAGGTGATCATGGTCTTGCGCGAACCGAGTTCGATAACCCGGCGCACGTTCGATCAAGCCTGTGCGCAAGCGTCGGTCAGCCCACGGGTGTTGCTGGAGCTGGACAGCCGCGAGGCGGTGACGGAGGCGGTGGCGGCTGAGTTGGGAGTTGGGGTGGTGTCATCGGTGGAGGTCAGCCACGATCCCCGTGTCGTCGCGATTCCCATTGCTGGAGAAGGTCTGGTTAACCGACACATGATCGGCTGCGTGGAGCGGCGGCGGGAGTTGAGATTGATTCAGGCGTTCTTCGGTTTGGCGCCGGTCTGA
- a CDS encoding FAD-dependent oxidoreductase gives MFMRPFWLEQALQLDTSEPCPPLQGDVRTDVCIVGGGYTGLWTAIMLKQQNPELDVVLIEADICGAGASGRNGGCALSWSAKYFTLERLFGVEEAVRLVKESERSIHAIGEFCEQYGIDADYRLDGTLYTATNRAQCGSTDAVIAALERNGINSFTQRPVADVQRMAGSEKHLEGWFSPAAASVQPGKLVRGLRRVALQLGVRIHEGTAMTGLEEGRPARLHTANGRVTADRVVLAMNAWMARAFPQFERSVAIVSSDMLITEPRPDRLQEIGLTSGVTVLDSRIFVHYYHNTPDGRIMLGKGGNTFAYGGRMLPVFDQPSPYTGLLKRSLDDFFPAFADVKVDATWNGPSDRSVTGLPFFGQMSASGNVFYGFGYSGSGVGPCHMGGQILASLVQGLDNPWTRSPLVNGPLGYFPPEPIRYLGSLMVRNAIRRKERAEDHGRRPRHLDLRLAKFAAAAGKADKA, from the coding sequence ATTTTCATGAGACCGTTTTGGCTGGAGCAGGCTTTGCAGCTCGACACGTCCGAACCTTGCCCGCCGCTGCAAGGCGATGTGCGCACCGACGTGTGCATTGTTGGCGGCGGTTACACCGGGTTGTGGACGGCGATCATGCTCAAGCAGCAGAACCCCGAACTCGATGTGGTGCTGATCGAGGCTGACATCTGCGGCGCCGGCGCCAGCGGGCGCAACGGCGGTTGTGCACTGTCGTGGTCGGCGAAATATTTCACCCTCGAGCGGCTGTTCGGCGTTGAAGAGGCGGTGCGACTGGTAAAGGAATCAGAGCGCAGCATCCACGCCATCGGTGAGTTCTGCGAGCAGTACGGCATCGATGCCGATTACCGTCTCGACGGCACGCTTTACACCGCCACCAACCGCGCGCAATGCGGCTCGACCGATGCGGTGATCGCGGCGCTGGAACGCAACGGCATCAACTCGTTTACCCAGCGGCCGGTCGCCGATGTACAGCGCATGGCCGGTTCGGAAAAACACCTGGAAGGCTGGTTCTCGCCGGCCGCCGCCAGCGTGCAGCCGGGCAAACTGGTGCGCGGATTGCGACGGGTGGCGTTGCAACTGGGCGTGCGAATTCATGAAGGCACGGCGATGACCGGGCTGGAGGAGGGCCGTCCGGCGCGCCTTCACACGGCGAACGGCCGGGTGACCGCCGACCGCGTGGTGCTGGCGATGAACGCGTGGATGGCCCGCGCATTCCCGCAGTTCGAGCGCAGCGTGGCGATCGTTTCCAGCGACATGCTGATCACCGAACCGCGTCCGGATCGGTTGCAGGAAATCGGTTTAACCAGCGGCGTCACCGTGCTCGATTCGCGGATTTTCGTGCACTACTACCACAACACCCCGGACGGCCGGATCATGCTCGGCAAGGGTGGCAACACCTTCGCTTACGGCGGGCGGATGCTGCCGGTGTTCGACCAGCCATCGCCCTATACCGGATTGCTCAAACGCAGCCTCGACGACTTCTTTCCGGCGTTCGCCGATGTGAAGGTCGACGCAACGTGGAACGGCCCGTCGGATCGCTCGGTCACCGGTTTGCCGTTTTTCGGCCAGATGAGTGCCAGCGGCAATGTGTTCTACGGTTTCGGTTATTCCGGCAGCGGTGTCGGGCCGTGCCACATGGGCGGGCAGATTCTCGCTTCGCTGGTGCAAGGCCTCGACAACCCGTGGACGCGCTCGCCGCTGGTCAACGGGCCGCTGGGCTATTTCCCGCCCGAACCGATCCGTTACCTCGGCTCACTGATGGTGCGCAACGCCATTCGCCGCAAGGAGCGCGCCGAGGATCACGGTCGCCGGCCCCGGCATCTTGATTTGCGGCTGGCGAAATTTGCAGCGGCGGCGGGCAAGGCCGACAAGGCTTAA
- a CDS encoding leucine-rich repeat-containing protein kinase family protein, whose protein sequence is MHTLAQLRAGELSGITRLDLAEGLTEFPPEIFNLADSLEVLNLSGNALSSLPDDLHRLTRLRVLFCSDNQFTQLPECLGQCQALTMIGFKANRITQVPGAALPPNLRWLILTDNAIETLPMELGERPLLQKLMLAGNRLRTLPPSLSQCHRLELIRIAANQLTELPQWLLTLPSLTWLAYAGNPLETEADAAALDKAPLIDWSALQLEQRLGEGASGVIYRAQWQPADQPATPVAVKLYKGEMTSDGSPLHEMNACITAGLHPNLIRVEGRIDQHPDGQQGLVMQLIDPSYRNLAGLPSLASCSRDVYADDCRFSADVALRIARGIASVAGHLHRHGITHGDLYGHNILLNDQGNCLLGDFGAASFHATADTPETRALQRLEVRAFGILLGELLARIDSGLSDERRQVLEALEQRCCQPDVLARPGFGEISLALQDA, encoded by the coding sequence ATGCACACCCTTGCACAACTGCGCGCCGGCGAACTGTCGGGCATCACCCGACTGGATCTGGCCGAGGGCCTGACTGAGTTTCCGCCGGAAATTTTCAACCTGGCCGACTCGCTGGAAGTGCTCAACCTCAGCGGCAATGCCCTGAGCAGCCTGCCGGATGACTTGCACCGTCTGACGCGCCTGCGCGTGCTGTTCTGCTCCGACAATCAGTTCACGCAATTGCCGGAGTGCCTGGGCCAGTGCCAGGCGCTGACGATGATCGGCTTCAAGGCCAACCGGATCACTCAAGTGCCCGGCGCGGCGCTGCCGCCTAATCTGCGCTGGCTGATCCTCACCGACAACGCCATAGAAACCCTGCCTATGGAACTGGGCGAGCGCCCGCTGCTGCAAAAACTCATGCTTGCCGGCAATCGCCTGCGCACCCTGCCGCCTTCACTGAGCCAGTGCCATCGGCTGGAGCTGATCCGCATCGCCGCCAACCAGCTGACCGAGTTGCCGCAATGGCTGTTGACCCTGCCGAGCCTGACCTGGCTGGCCTACGCCGGCAATCCGCTGGAAACCGAAGCCGATGCCGCCGCCCTCGACAAAGCGCCCCTGATCGACTGGTCGGCGCTGCAATTGGAGCAACGGTTGGGCGAAGGCGCTTCCGGGGTCATTTACCGGGCGCAATGGCAGCCTGCCGATCAGCCGGCCACGCCCGTGGCAGTCAAGCTGTACAAGGGTGAAATGACCAGCGACGGCTCGCCGCTGCATGAAATGAACGCGTGCATCACCGCCGGGCTGCACCCGAACCTGATCCGCGTCGAAGGCCGCATCGACCAGCATCCCGACGGCCAGCAAGGCCTGGTGATGCAGTTGATCGATCCGAGCTACCGCAATCTGGCCGGGCTGCCGAGCCTGGCGTCCTGTTCACGGGATGTGTATGCCGACGATTGCCGTTTCAGTGCCGACGTTGCCTTGCGCATTGCGCGGGGCATCGCCTCGGTCGCCGGGCATCTGCACCGTCACGGCATCACCCATGGCGATCTCTACGGGCACAACATTCTGTTGAACGATCAGGGCAACTGTCTGTTGGGGGATTTTGGTGCGGCGTCGTTCCATGCCACGGCGGACACGCCTGAAACCCGCGCGCTGCAACGCCTCGAAGTGCGGGCGTTCGGGATTTTGCTGGGGGAATTGCTGGCGCGCATCGACTCGGGGTTGAGCGATGAACGGCGTCAGGTGCTGGAAGCCCTGGAACAGCGCTGCTGTCAGCCGGATGTGCTGGCGCGGCCGGGGTTTGGCGAGATCAGTCTGGCGTTGCAAGACGCCTGA
- a CDS encoding LysR family transcriptional regulator, protein MSVSHAQLKAFHAVAVHGSFTKAAERLYLTQPAISDQVRKLEERFGVLLFHRNKRSVRLTDLGERLLAITQRLFVVEAEAQELLQESQALQTGSLILAVDAPVHVLPQIARFCERYPGISVKIETGNTDESLFRLFNYQADLALLGRDVSDERLLCVPLRNDPMVAFVSRHHPWAERASICLEDLDDTPLVLREHGSVTRQTLEEEMARAGFRIRPAIQVEGREAAREAVVVGIGVGVVSAAEFGADSRVCALPITDCTRRLTETLVCLREQSSRRVVATFLEMVRESLVQTGAKPKNA, encoded by the coding sequence ATGTCTGTTTCCCACGCCCAGCTCAAAGCCTTTCACGCCGTGGCCGTGCACGGAAGCTTCACCAAGGCCGCCGAGCGGCTTTATCTGACGCAACCGGCGATTTCCGACCAGGTGCGCAAACTCGAAGAACGCTTTGGTGTGTTGCTGTTCCACCGCAACAAACGCTCGGTGCGCCTGACGGATCTCGGCGAACGCTTGCTGGCGATCACCCAGCGTCTGTTTGTGGTCGAGGCCGAAGCCCAGGAGTTGCTGCAGGAATCCCAGGCCTTGCAGACCGGCAGCCTGATTCTGGCGGTGGATGCCCCGGTGCATGTACTGCCGCAGATTGCCCGGTTTTGTGAGCGCTATCCGGGGATCAGCGTGAAGATCGAAACCGGTAACACCGATGAATCGCTGTTTCGACTGTTCAACTATCAGGCTGATCTGGCGTTGCTTGGGCGTGATGTCAGCGATGAGCGTTTGTTGTGCGTGCCGCTGCGCAACGACCCGATGGTGGCGTTCGTATCACGCCATCATCCGTGGGCCGAGCGCGCGTCGATCTGCCTGGAAGATCTGGACGACACGCCGCTGGTGCTGCGCGAACACGGCTCGGTGACCCGTCAGACTCTGGAAGAGGAAATGGCCCGCGCCGGTTTCCGCATCCGCCCGGCGATTCAGGTCGAAGGCCGGGAAGCGGCGCGGGAGGCAGTGGTCGTGGGGATTGGCGTGGGTGTGGTGTCGGCGGCGGAGTTTGGTGCGGACTCGCGGGTTTGCGCGCTACCGATCACTGATTGCACCCGGCGGTTGACCGAAACGCTGGTGTGCCTGCGCGAGCAGAGTTCGCGGCGGGTGGTGGCAACGTTTCTCGAGATGGTGCGCGAGAGTCTTGTTCAGACCGGCGCCAAACCGAAGAACGCCTGA
- a CDS encoding cytochrome b, producing the protein MPWTNSESRYSTVSILLHWLMLVLLVLVYASMELRGLFPKGSGGRTLIREVHYMLGLTVFVLVWFRLFARSLGPAPKIFPASPQWQTTLARLMHWALYLFMISMPILGWLITSAEGHQVMFYGFDLPLLVSEDKVFAKEVEHWHVLISTVGYWLIGLHALAGIYHHYVVRDNTLLRMMPKRSQG; encoded by the coding sequence ATGCCGTGGACAAATTCCGAATCCCGTTACAGCACTGTGTCGATTCTGTTGCACTGGCTGATGCTGGTGCTGTTGGTGCTGGTGTACGCCAGCATGGAATTGCGCGGCCTGTTTCCCAAGGGCAGTGGCGGTCGCACGCTGATCCGCGAAGTACATTACATGCTCGGCCTGACCGTGTTCGTGCTGGTCTGGTTTCGCCTGTTCGCCCGCAGCCTGGGCCCGGCGCCGAAAATCTTCCCGGCCTCGCCACAGTGGCAAACCACCCTCGCACGCTTGATGCACTGGGCCTTGTACCTGTTCATGATCAGCATGCCGATCCTCGGCTGGCTGATCACCAGCGCCGAAGGTCATCAGGTGATGTTCTACGGTTTCGACCTGCCGTTGCTGGTGAGTGAAGACAAGGTGTTCGCCAAAGAGGTTGAACACTGGCACGTACTGATCAGCACCGTCGGCTACTGGCTGATCGGCCTGCATGCGCTCGCGGGGATCTATCATCATTACGTGGTGCGCGATAACACGCTGCTGCGGATGATGCCCAAGCGCAGTCAGGGTTGA
- a CDS encoding type VI secretion system Vgr family protein, protein MLNDKESPFSLTLAEGGINLPVLRFSGHEALNQPYRFEIEVMGLAPAWSPGTLLYQAAFLHLDDDHGIHGIIQSASCEHRATHRIAYQLVLMPHLQALEQHPVRRVFTQLNVPAILEQLLSEHHLPAHNYRIEMTVGHYPPRPFCIQYEETDLAFLQRLCEEEGIHYHFEHQPDGHVVVFADDSLSLPQQPTAIPFNTQIDAPATGLSSLFQRHEAVLPQLPTGVRERGQSISGQDAANHTLGGAVAPPGFLPTAQRHAAQRSRRLLERQRSRSRSIQGRSDCPRLLSGRLLQVMEHPVNAFNEQWLITDLRHQGQQPSILDPVPTVRRYHNDFTALPWSTPFRPPPKKPRPGIPGYQSAQVLGVPGQPAQVDGQGRIAVRLWPDQPDARASEGLWLPVVMPHAGSGLPRESLPCAGSEVWVSFLDSDPDRPILCLDACRPRTSQPTETEPDDDFLLDWLLNRSAPPR, encoded by the coding sequence ATGCTCAATGACAAGGAAAGTCCGTTTTCGCTGACCCTGGCCGAAGGCGGGATAAATCTGCCGGTCCTGCGCTTCAGCGGTCATGAAGCGCTGAATCAGCCCTATCGGTTCGAGATCGAAGTCATGGGCCTGGCGCCCGCGTGGTCCCCCGGCACGCTGCTGTATCAGGCGGCATTTCTGCACCTGGATGACGACCACGGAATTCACGGCATCATTCAAAGTGCCAGCTGCGAACACCGCGCAACGCACCGGATCGCTTACCAACTGGTGCTGATGCCGCATCTGCAAGCGCTGGAACAACATCCCGTGCGCCGGGTTTTCACGCAACTGAACGTGCCGGCCATCCTTGAGCAACTGCTCAGCGAACATCACCTGCCCGCCCACAACTATCGGATCGAGATGACCGTCGGCCACTACCCGCCCCGCCCGTTCTGCATTCAATACGAAGAAACCGATCTGGCCTTTTTGCAACGGCTCTGCGAGGAGGAAGGCATTCACTATCACTTCGAGCATCAGCCAGACGGCCATGTGGTGGTGTTCGCCGATGACAGCCTGAGCCTGCCGCAACAACCGACAGCGATTCCTTTCAACACGCAGATCGATGCGCCGGCAACCGGCCTCAGCAGCCTGTTCCAGCGCCACGAGGCGGTGCTGCCTCAACTGCCCACCGGCGTGCGTGAGCGAGGGCAATCGATTTCGGGCCAGGACGCCGCCAATCACACGCTGGGCGGCGCCGTTGCCCCACCGGGGTTTCTGCCGACCGCGCAGCGTCACGCGGCCCAGCGCAGTCGTCGCCTGCTGGAACGCCAACGCAGCCGGTCGCGTTCGATCCAGGGCCGCAGCGATTGCCCGCGACTGCTCAGCGGGCGTCTGTTGCAAGTCATGGAGCACCCGGTAAACGCGTTCAACGAGCAATGGTTGATCACCGACTTGCGTCATCAAGGTCAGCAACCATCGATACTCGATCCCGTGCCGACGGTTCGCCGCTATCACAACGACTTCACGGCGCTGCCCTGGTCGACCCCGTTTCGCCCGCCGCCGAAAAAACCGCGCCCTGGAATTCCGGGGTATCAATCGGCGCAAGTGCTCGGCGTACCGGGGCAACCGGCGCAAGTGGACGGTCAGGGGCGGATTGCCGTCCGGTTATGGCCTGACCAACCTGATGCCCGCGCCAGCGAAGGGCTGTGGTTGCCGGTGGTCATGCCCCACGCCGGCAGCGGCCTGCCTCGGGAAAGTCTGCCCTGCGCCGGCAGCGAAGTCTGGGTGAGTTTTCTCGACAGCGATCCCGACCGACCGATCCTCTGCCTCGACGCCTGCCGCCCGCGAACGTCGCAGCCCACAGAGACCGAGCCTGACGATGACTTCCTGCTCGACTGGCTGCTCAATCGCTCCGCCCCGCCGCGTTGA
- a CDS encoding MFS transporter, whose product MNKHIGTIARWRMQIFAVTWLAYAAFYFTRKAFSVAKLGIAEDPSFTLDKMAMANLDAIYLAAYAIGQFTWGMLADRFGPRVVVLGGLLISAAAALVMGSFATLPIFATCMLIQGLAQSTGWSGLCKNLGSFFPSEQRGRVLGLWSSCYAFGGLVASPFAGWWAYTLIGSWHAAFISSAAVVASVAVLFFIFQRNKPEDVGLPAVEPEPVISAEEAEANSKLSVWEPLKEILRNRTVLVLGLAYFLLKPARYAILLWGPVIVFEQMPSVGKVGAAIIPTAFELAGLLGPIMIGLASDKLFGARRMPACVLSLLALTVTLALFMGALHTGSVMLVVALLFVMGLTLYGPDSMISGAAAIDFGKAKAGATAAGFVNGCGSVGAVLGGLLPGYFDSVTVFIVFAGCALFSALVLIPHWNSRPVGVMEPRASVPNRALTIKPLRN is encoded by the coding sequence ATGAACAAGCACATCGGCACCATTGCGCGTTGGCGCATGCAGATCTTCGCTGTCACCTGGCTCGCTTACGCCGCGTTCTATTTCACCCGCAAAGCCTTTTCGGTGGCCAAACTGGGCATCGCCGAAGACCCCAGCTTCACCCTCGACAAAATGGCCATGGCCAACCTCGACGCGATTTACCTGGCGGCCTACGCCATCGGCCAATTCACCTGGGGCATGCTCGCCGACCGCTTCGGCCCACGGGTCGTGGTGCTCGGCGGTTTGCTGATTTCCGCTGCAGCGGCGCTGGTGATGGGCAGCTTCGCCACCTTGCCGATCTTCGCCACCTGCATGCTGATTCAAGGCCTGGCGCAGTCCACCGGCTGGTCGGGGTTGTGCAAGAACCTCGGCAGTTTCTTTCCCTCCGAGCAACGCGGGCGAGTGCTCGGGTTGTGGAGTTCCTGCTATGCATTTGGCGGTCTGGTGGCGTCGCCGTTCGCCGGCTGGTGGGCGTACACGCTGATCGGGTCGTGGCACGCGGCGTTCATTTCCAGTGCGGCGGTGGTCGCGTCGGTGGCGGTGTTGTTCTTCATCTTTCAGCGCAACAAACCGGAAGACGTCGGCCTGCCCGCCGTGGAGCCGGAGCCGGTCATCAGCGCCGAGGAAGCCGAAGCCAACAGCAAACTCAGCGTGTGGGAACCGCTCAAGGAAATCCTGCGCAACCGCACGGTGCTGGTGCTGGGGCTGGCGTATTTCCTACTGAAACCGGCGCGTTACGCGATTCTGCTGTGGGGCCCGGTGATCGTGTTCGAACAGATGCCCTCGGTCGGCAAGGTCGGCGCGGCGATCATTCCCACTGCGTTTGAACTGGCCGGGTTGCTCGGTCCGATCATGATTGGCCTGGCCTCGGACAAACTGTTCGGTGCCCGACGCATGCCGGCCTGCGTGCTGAGCCTGCTGGCGCTGACCGTGACCCTCGCGCTGTTCATGGGCGCCTTGCATACCGGCAGCGTGATGTTGGTGGTGGCACTGTTGTTCGTGATGGGCCTGACCCTGTACGGCCCGGACTCGATGATCAGCGGCGCGGCCGCGATCGACTTCGGCAAGGCCAAGGCTGGCGCCACGGCGGCGGGATTCGTCAACGGCTGCGGCTCGGTCGGTGCGGTGCTCGGTGGTTTGCTGCCGGGCTACTTTGACTCGGTGACGGTGTTCATCGTGTTCGCCGGTTGCGCGCTGTTCTCGGCGCTGGTGCTGATTCCGCACTGGAACAGCCGCCCGGTCGGCGTCATGGAACCACGTGCCTCAGTGCCCAATCGCGCCCTGACCATCAAACCCCTGCGTAACTGA
- the phnX gene encoding phosphonoacetaldehyde hydrolase, whose protein sequence is MNYNNPTKLQAAILDWAGTVVDFGSFAPTQIFVEAFAEFDVQVSIEEARGPMGMGKWDHIRTLCDQPQVAERYRKAFGRTPTDDDVTAIYNRFMPLQIEKIAEHSALIPGALETIANLRQQGIKIGSCSGYPKQVMDKVVALAATNGYVADHVVATDEVPNGRPWPAQALANVIALGIDDVAACVKIDDTVPGILEGRRAGMWTVALICSGNALGLDYEGYRALGSDALASERKRIHALFEGSRPHYMIDTISDLPEVIADINKRLANGEMPQSS, encoded by the coding sequence ATGAACTACAACAACCCAACCAAGCTGCAAGCCGCCATCCTCGACTGGGCCGGCACCGTGGTCGACTTCGGTTCTTTCGCGCCGACCCAGATTTTTGTCGAAGCCTTCGCCGAGTTCGACGTCCAGGTTTCCATCGAAGAAGCCCGTGGCCCGATGGGCATGGGCAAGTGGGATCACATCCGCACCCTGTGCGATCAGCCGCAGGTTGCCGAGCGTTATCGCAAGGCGTTCGGCCGCACCCCGACCGACGATGACGTGACCGCGATCTACAACCGCTTCATGCCGCTGCAGATCGAAAAAATCGCCGAGCATTCGGCGCTGATTCCCGGCGCGCTGGAGACCATCGCCAACCTGCGTCAGCAAGGCATCAAGATCGGTTCCTGCTCGGGTTATCCGAAGCAAGTGATGGACAAGGTCGTGGCACTGGCCGCCACCAACGGCTACGTCGCCGACCACGTCGTCGCCACCGACGAAGTGCCGAACGGCCGCCCATGGCCGGCCCAGGCGCTGGCCAACGTGATTGCGCTGGGCATCGACGATGTCGCCGCCTGCGTGAAGATCGACGACACCGTACCGGGCATTCTCGAAGGCCGACGCGCCGGGATGTGGACCGTGGCGCTGATCTGCTCCGGCAATGCGTTGGGCCTGGATTACGAAGGCTATCGCGCACTGGGCAGCGACGCCCTGGCCAGCGAGCGCAAGCGCATTCACGCGCTGTTCGAAGGTTCGCGTCCGCACTACATGATCGACACCATCAGCGATCTGCCGGAAGTGATCGCCGACATCAACAAACGCCTGGCCAACGGCGAGATGCCGCAAAGCAGCTGA